In one Silene latifolia isolate original U9 population chromosome 10, ASM4854445v1, whole genome shotgun sequence genomic region, the following are encoded:
- the LOC141605048 gene encoding uncharacterized protein LOC141605048 isoform X2 — MECQGCVICSIYSSPFLLAGTGSQLLLFDVSHVCIITSFCVSDGILVHYISPYAFINPTTSSRTFRIVVYGERRLKLFGLHLHLALTSLSPPVSATLICLHLLPTLTHQILDYCFLKDAVSFYSKARGDAQYPVFVEVLLGLSFFRPLPQ; from the exons ATGGAGTGTCAGGGTTGTGTTATCTGCTCCATCTATTCTTCTCCGTTCCTCCTTGCAG GAACTGGATCACAATTACTCCTTTTCGATGTCAGTCATGTTTGCATCATTACTTCCTTTTGTGTTTCTGACGGAATCCTTGTTCATTATATATCTCCTTATGCCTTCATCAACCCCACTACCTCTTCGCGGACCTTTAGGATTGTTGTTTATGGGGAGAGGAGGCTCAAGTTGTTTGGATTACATCTTCACCTTGCCTTAACCTCTCTTTCTCCTCCTGTCTCTGCCACTTTGATTTGCTTACACCTCTTGCCCACTTTAACTCATCAGATTCTTGATTATTGCTTCTTAAAG GATGCTGTTTCTTTCTACTCAAAGGCAAGGGGTGATGCTCAGTACCCAG TTTTCGTTGAAGTGCTTCTTGGACTGTCCTTCTTTCGTCCACTTCCTCAGTGA
- the LOC141606924 gene encoding putative LRR receptor-like serine/threonine-protein kinase At3g47570 yields the protein MSNCKLTGTIPHDFGELRLLESIHLNSNKLSDLSNNHLEGSLPSEISKQTYLEELILSKNKFSGVIPDGLGVCSGLQYLFMDGNSFHGNIPSSFASLASLLQIDLSRNNFSGPIPAVFSKFPKLYYLNLSYNDFEGRVPSLPKNSVFANASAVFVVGNSRLCGGIKQLHLPKCNENQSMKRIKLTIPIISALVGVVAIMVGVVGLYLTFIKKKEKPLLLDSMMGNVTMKVSYDMLLKATAGFSLETLLGTGSFGSVFKGILDGKTVAVKVLNLQHSGASKSFMAECNTLRNVRHRNLVGIITVCSSIDFQRNDFKALIYEFMPNGSLDQWLHGVDGNMSLAQRVDVAIDVAHALNYLHYECETPIVHCDLKPSNILLDNDMVAHVGDFGLAKFLTEPKHPNQSSTSEIRGTIGYSAPGNNFKEYLFVTCLLDNNK from the exons ATGAGTAACTGCAAATTAACGGGCACGATTCCTCATGATTTTGGGGAGCTTCGATTGCTGGAATCAATTCATTTGAATTCTAACAAACTATCAG ATTTGTCGAATAATCATTTGGAAGGCTCCCTCCCTTCAGAGATTAGTAAACAAACCTACCTAGAAGAGCTTATACTATCAAAGAATAAATTCTCAGGTGTGATTCCAGATGGTCTTGGGGTCTGTTCTGGCCTTCAATACTTGTTCATGGATGGAAATTCCTTCCATGGAAATATTCCTTCATCCTTTGCTTCTTTAGCTAGCCTCCTACAAATCGACCTTTCTCGAAATAATTTTTCAGGCCCAATTCCAGCCGTCTTCTCTAAATTTCCAAAATTATATTACCTTAACTTATCTTACAACGATTTTGAGGGAAGGGTTCCAAGTCTTCCAAAGAATTCAGTATTTGCAAATGCAAGTGCGGTCTTTGTTGTTGGCAATAGCAGGCTTTGTGGAGGAATTAAACAGCTGCATCTACCTAAGTGCAATGAGAACCAAAGCATGAAAAGAATTAAGTTAACAATTCCAATTATCAGTGCACTTGTTGGGGTGGTGGCCATTATGGTAGGGGTCGTAGGGCTGTACCTGACATTTATCAAAAAGAAAGAGAAACCTCTTTTATTAGATTCAATGATGGGGAATGTAACTATGAAAGTGTCTTACGACATGTTACTCAAAGCAACGGCTGGCTTTTCTTTAGAGACCCTGCTTGGGACAGGTTCTTTTGGATCTGTGTTTAAGGGGATTTTGGATGGAAAAACGGTGGCAGTGAAAGTTCTGAACTTGCAACACAGTGGTGCATCTAAGAGCTTCATGGCAGAGTGCAACACGTTGAGGAATGTCCGTCACCGGAATCTGGTAGGCATCATAACAGTTTGCTCGAGTATTGATTTTCAGAGAAATGATTTTAAAGCTCTAATATATGAGTTCATGCCAAACGGGAGTCTAGATCAATGGTTGCATGGAGTGGATGGAAACATGAGCCTTGCGCAAAGGGTGGATGTAGCAATTGATGTGGCTCATGCACTCAATTATCTCCACTATGAGTGTGAGACTCCTATTGTGCACTGCGACTTGAAACCAAGCAATATATTGCTCGACAATGACATGGTTGCTCATGTTGGGGATTTTGGATTAGCAAAATTTCTAACTGAACCTAAACATCCCAACCAAAGCAGCACAAGTGAAATCAGGGGCACTATTGGGTATTCTGCTCCAGGTAATAATTTTAAAGAATATTTATTTGTAACTTGTCTTCTTGACAACAATAAATGA
- the LOC141605050 gene encoding uncharacterized protein LOC141605050 produces MEGEIERGASKEEWKSEEFVYRISTADEWRELQSTGFTFGSDLDKSSSFFHLSNLNQVRPTLERFYSGTDQDLYLLQVDSKKLGEGLIYELAEGTHWFPHYYGPSRSFAPLPAEAVTRAEKLTRSDGNFSCVLLD; encoded by the exons ATGGAAGGAGAGATAGAAAGAGGAGCAAGCAAGGAGGAATGGAAATCAGAGGAATTTGTGTACAGGATCAGCACTGCCGATGAATGGCGTGAATTGCAGTCTACTGGTTTCACTTTTGGCTCTGATCTTGACAAATCCAGCTCTTTTTTTCACCTCAGCAATCTTAATCAG GTGCGGCCGACTTTGGAAAGGTTTTACTCTGGCACTGATCAGGACCTGTATTTGCTTCAAGTCGACTCTAAGAAG CTAGGGGAGGGATTAATATATGAACTAGCGGAAGGAACGCATTGGTTCCCTCATTATTATGGACCATCGCGTAGCTTTGCTCCTCTTCCTGCCGAAGCTGTCACAAGAGCTGAAAAGCTTACTCGATCTGATGGCAACTTCTCTTGCGTTTTGCTCGATTGA
- the LOC141605051 gene encoding uncharacterized protein LOC141605051, with product MGKAKKSPKFAVMKKLVTSKAIKNFKEDVLNHNKKKEPGNSSKNVPYVSSALFFKYNTALGPPYRVLVDTNFINFSIQNKLDLEKGMMDCLYAKCTPCITDCVMAELEKLGIKYRVALRIAKDPRFERLPCTHKGTYADDCLVDRVTQHKCYLVATCDRDLKRRIRKIPGVPIMYITSHKYSIERLPEATIGGAPRY from the exons ATGGGAAAAGCTAAAAAATCCCCCAAATTCGCAGTCATGAAGAAACTCGTCACTTCTAAAGCCATCAAAAA CTTCAAAGAAGACGTATTAAACCATAATAAGAAAAAGGAGCCGGGAAATTCCTCTAAAAATGT gcCTTATGTTTCCTCGGCTTTGTTTTTCAAGTATAATACTGCTTTGGGACCTCCGTATCGTGTTTTGGTGGATACCAATTTCATCAATTTCTCCATTCAGAACAAA TTGGATTTGGAGAAAGGGATGATGGACTGCTTATACGCAAAAT GTACACCTTGTATTACGGATTGTGTGATGGCTGAACTTGAGAAGCTGGGAATAAAGTATCGTGTAGCCTTAAG GATTGCGAAGGATCCTCGATTTGAACGACTTCCTTGTACTCATAAAGGAACATATGCTGATGACTGCCTTGTTGACAGGGTTACACAG CATAAATGTTACCTTGTTGCTACATGTGATCGTGATCTAAAAAGGAGGATTAGAAAG ATCCCTGGTGTGCCTATAATGTACATCACTTCTCACAAATACTCGATTGAGCGATTGCCCGAAGCTACTATAGGGGGAG CCCCGAGATATTAA
- the LOC141605048 gene encoding uncharacterized protein LOC141605048 isoform X1 encodes MECQGCVICSIYSSPFLLAGTGSQLLLFDVSHVCIITSFCVSDGILVHYISPYAFINPTTSSRTFRIVVYGERRLKLFGLHLHLALTSLSPPVSATLICLHLLPTLTHQILDYCFLKDAVSFYSKARGDAQYPARSLLMASVIFIRFCGK; translated from the exons ATGGAGTGTCAGGGTTGTGTTATCTGCTCCATCTATTCTTCTCCGTTCCTCCTTGCAG GAACTGGATCACAATTACTCCTTTTCGATGTCAGTCATGTTTGCATCATTACTTCCTTTTGTGTTTCTGACGGAATCCTTGTTCATTATATATCTCCTTATGCCTTCATCAACCCCACTACCTCTTCGCGGACCTTTAGGATTGTTGTTTATGGGGAGAGGAGGCTCAAGTTGTTTGGATTACATCTTCACCTTGCCTTAACCTCTCTTTCTCCTCCTGTCTCTGCCACTTTGATTTGCTTACACCTCTTGCCCACTTTAACTCATCAGATTCTTGATTATTGCTTCTTAAAG GATGCTGTTTCTTTCTACTCAAAGGCAAGGGGTGATGCTCAGTACCCAG CTCGAAGCCTGCTTATGGCATCGGTTATCTTCATTCGGTTTTGTGGCAAGTAG
- the LOC141605047 gene encoding ABC transporter G family member 23, translating into MTTCFKQPITEDDSIILFSTSDSNEESGCSSSSSSSSSRRHSPTPPEPHQHQHPNTTYKLSVKNLSYTLHQNGPLLFKKPKQKIEILKSISFVAQNSQMLAIVGPSGTGKSTLLRIISGRVKDEEFSPNSILINNSPIKSPAQLRTLCGYVAQEDDLLPLLTVKETLMFRAKFRLRHLNDQERENKVNGLLHDLGLVQVANSYIGDDENRGISGGERKRVSIGVELIHDPPILLLDEPTSGLDSSSALQVIELLSSMTAKSKGRTIVFSIHQPSYRMIKHISNFLILSHGLVVHNGSIELLEERISRMGYEIPMQLNGLEFAMEIITKLEEQSCTLHNPQEQDKLITSSCTIITQNDESIGGANDDKSIKRFFLYWVLEIMILCSRFWKIIYRTKQLFLARTMQAIVGGLGLGSVYMKLGKDESGVGERLGLFAFSLSFLLSSTVEALPIYLQERKVIMKESSRGAYKVSSYMIANTLIFLPFLLVVALLFSAPVYWIVGLNPSFQAFAFFVFIVWLIVLMASSLVLFLSAISPDFIAGNSLICTVLGAFFLFSGYFIPKENIPKYWVFMYYVSLYRYPLDSLLVNEYWSMRDDCFSWVDNKCLMYGKDVLQSRGLEKDTRWANVGIMIGFFLLYRVICWVILARRAAKTTL; encoded by the coding sequence ATGACTACATGTTTCAAACAACCCATCACGGAGGATGATTCAATTATCCTTTTCTCAACTTCCGATTCGAACGAAGAGTCCGGTTGctcctcgtcctcgtcctcctcctcctcacgccGCCACTCTCCAACGCCACCCGAaccccaccaacaccaacaccctAACACCACTTACAAGTTAAGTGTAAAAAACCTCTCATACACCCTCCACCAAAATGGGCCATTATTATTCAAAAAGCCCAAACAAAAAATAGAAATCCTTAAATCAATATCTTTTGTAGCCCAAAATTCTCAAATGTTAGCCATTGTAGGCCCAAGTGGGACAGGAAAATCAACATTACTAAGGATTATTTCAGGAAGAGTAAAAGATGAAGAATTTAGCCCAAATTCTATTTTAATTAATAATAGCCCAATAAAAAGCCCAGCCCAATTAAGAACTTTATGTGGGTATGTGGCCCAAGAAGATGATTTACTCCCTTTACTTACCGTTAAAGAGACATTAATGTTTCGCGCCAAATTTAGGTTAAGACATTTAAATGATCAAGAAAGGGAGAACAAAGTAAATGGGTTGTTACATGACCTAGGGCTTGTTCAAGTGGCTAATAGTTATATTGGGGATGACGAAAACCGGGGGATTTCCGGTGGAGAGCGAAAGAGGGTTTCGATTGGCGTTGAATTGATACATGAtccacctattttgctccttgaTGAGCCTACCTCAGGGTTAGATAGTTCGAGTGCACTTCAAGTTATCGAGTTGCTTAGTTCAATGACCGCGAAATCTAAGGGAAGGACTATTGTTTTTTCGATACATCAACCGAGTTATAGGATGATTAAGCATAtttctaattttttgattttgtCTCATGGGTTGGTGGTTCATAATGGGAGTATTGAGTTGCTAGAGGAGAGGATTTCTCGAATGGGGTACGAGATTCCGATGCAATTGAATGGGTTAGAGTTTGCTATGGAGATTATAACAAAGCTAGAAGAACAATCATGTACTCTTCATAATCCTCAAGAACAAGATAAGTTAATTACCTCTTCTTGCACAATTATTACACAAAATGATGAATCAATAGGAGGAGCAAATGATGATAAAAGCATCAAAAGGTTTTTTCTATATTGGGTGTTAGAAATAATGATCCTTTGTTCGCGATTTTGGAAGATTATTTATAGGACAAAGCAACTATTTCTTGCAAGAACAATGCAAGCAATAGTTGGTGGGTTGGGATTAGGAAGTGTGTATATGAAGCTAGGAAAGGACGAAAGCGGTGTAGGAGAAAGATTAGGGCTCTTTGCATTCAGTTTAAGCTTCCTACTTTCCTCGACAGTCGAAGCATTACCAATTTACCTCCAAGAAAGGAAGGTAATAATGAAAGAATCCTCAAGAGGGGCATACAAGGTATCTTCCTACATGATAGCAAACACTTTGATATTCCTTCCTTTCTTACTAGTAGTTGCCCTATTATTCTCTGCTCCGGTTTATTGGATTGTAGGGCTAAACCCGTCATTTCAAGCCTTCGCGTTCTTTGTATTCATAGTTTGGCTCATTGTCCTGATGGCTAGCTCACTAGTCCTCTTCCTCAGCGCGATTTCACCTGATTTTATAGCCGGGAACTCGCTCATATGCACCGTGTTAGGAGCATTTTTCTTGTTTTCGGGGTATTTCATACCTAAGGAAAACATCCCTAAGTATTGGGTTTTTATGTACTATGTGTCATTGTATAGGTACCCTTTGGACTCATTGCTAGTGAATGAGTATTGGAGTATGAGGGATGATTGTTTTTCTTGGGTTGATAACAAGTGTTTGATGTATGGGAAGGATGTACTTCAAAGTAGAGGGCTTGAGAAGGATACTAGATGGGCCAATGTTGGGATTATGATTGGGTTTTTCTTATTGTATAGGGTCATTTGTTGGGTCATTTTGGCCCGTCGAGCCGCAAAGACTACTCTATAG